Proteins encoded by one window of Methanobacterium sp. CWC-01:
- a CDS encoding phytoene/squalene synthase family protein: MTHSTIYSLFKKGSKTYFYSTLFFPKRVKEEVFILYSFLRKADDYVDAIPQDAEGFYAFQERYHQAREGITTGDVVVDSFAHLSAEKKFDEKWTLAFLKSMEMDVTKTEYQDMDELLTYLYGSSEVVGLFMARIMGLSPDSYPAARYLGRAMQYINFIRDIDEDLDLGRVYFPQEDLKMFGLDSLQPEEARRNPEGFRSFVHKQLDTYMEWQVKAEAGFKYIPYRYLIPVKTASDLYKWTGAQIRKDPLVVYQRKVKPSLPQIISHVFSNSLRLGFN; this comes from the coding sequence ATGACCCATAGCACCATCTACTCCCTCTTTAAAAAGGGAAGCAAAACATACTTTTACAGCACCCTCTTTTTCCCAAAACGGGTTAAGGAAGAGGTTTTCATACTCTACAGCTTCCTCCGTAAGGCCGATGACTACGTGGATGCCATCCCCCAGGATGCGGAAGGCTTTTATGCCTTCCAGGAACGTTACCACCAGGCCCGGGAGGGGATCACCACCGGGGATGTGGTGGTGGACTCCTTCGCCCACTTATCCGCGGAGAAGAAATTCGATGAAAAATGGACCCTGGCCTTCCTGAAATCCATGGAGATGGACGTTACCAAAACCGAGTACCAGGACATGGATGAACTTTTAACCTACCTCTACGGTTCCTCTGAGGTGGTGGGACTCTTCATGGCCCGGATCATGGGCCTGTCCCCTGATTCCTACCCTGCCGCGCGGTATCTGGGAAGGGCCATGCAGTACATCAACTTCATCCGGGACATCGACGAGGACCTGGATCTGGGAAGGGTGTACTTCCCCCAGGAAGATCTAAAAATGTTCGGACTGGACAGTCTCCAACCGGAAGAAGCCCGGAGGAATCCAGAGGGGTTCAGATCCTTTGTACATAAACAACTGGATACTTATATGGAGTGGCAGGTTAAAGCCGAGGCTGGATTCAAATATATACCCTACCGTTACCTGATACCAGTTAAAACTGCCTCCGACCTCTACAAGTGGACTGGGGCCCAGATCAGAAAGGATCCCCTGGTGGTCTACCAGCGCAAAGTCAAACCATCCCTACCCCAGATCATCAGCCACGTCTTCAGCAACTCCCTCCGCTTAGGATTCAACTAA
- a CDS encoding phytoene desaturase family protein, with the protein MKVIVVGAGFGGLSAAALLAKDGYEVKVLEKNEGPGGRASVYRDQGFHFDMGPSWYLMPDVYEHFYANFNKKPEDFFQLDRLDPSYRVYFSEDEVVDVESELEKNFALFDTFEENGGEKLKEYLASAEKMYELSVKELLYKDYRTILDFLNGKMLLSGIRLNILENLEHFVDRKFESDQARKIVQYSIGFLGSSPKRTPSLYHIMSHIDLTMGVFYPQGGMRRVASSIYELAQSHGTQFLFNEPVEKIIVEDGLATGVQTSNGIYEADLVLVNADYPFTEMELLKDKYQTYPASYWEKKVLAPSSLVAYVGIDREMQNLVHHNLFLDKDWAEGFDTLFDPKKATWPENPSYYVNIPSKTDRTAAPPGMDTLFILIPLAPGLEDTEERRQKLYQHILDDLEAKTGENIRDHILVERIFALNDFKERYNAYKGTALGLSHTMRQTALFRPAHKSKKVKNLYYTGQYTHPGIGVPMTFISSEIVAKEINEDYGK; encoded by the coding sequence TTTACTGGCCAAAGACGGCTATGAAGTGAAGGTACTGGAAAAAAATGAAGGCCCGGGAGGTCGGGCCAGTGTCTACCGTGACCAGGGATTCCACTTCGACATGGGACCCTCCTGGTACCTAATGCCCGATGTGTACGAACACTTTTACGCTAACTTTAATAAAAAACCGGAAGACTTCTTCCAACTGGACCGCCTGGACCCATCCTACCGGGTCTACTTCTCCGAAGACGAGGTGGTGGATGTTGAATCCGAATTGGAGAAGAACTTCGCCCTGTTTGACACCTTCGAAGAAAATGGAGGCGAAAAACTGAAGGAATACCTGGCCTCAGCCGAGAAGATGTACGAATTATCGGTTAAGGAACTTTTATACAAGGATTATCGTACCATCCTGGACTTTTTGAATGGTAAAATGCTCCTGAGCGGTATTCGCCTTAACATCCTGGAAAACCTGGAGCACTTCGTGGACCGTAAATTCGAGAGTGACCAGGCCCGGAAGATAGTGCAGTACTCCATTGGATTTCTGGGAAGCTCACCCAAACGCACCCCCTCCCTTTACCATATCATGTCCCACATCGACCTCACTATGGGTGTCTTCTATCCCCAGGGAGGTATGAGAAGGGTGGCCAGTTCCATCTACGAACTGGCCCAGTCCCACGGTACCCAGTTCCTATTCAACGAACCAGTGGAGAAGATCATAGTAGAGGATGGCCTGGCCACAGGAGTACAGACCAGTAACGGGATTTATGAGGCTGACCTGGTCCTGGTCAACGCGGACTATCCCTTCACCGAGATGGAACTCCTGAAGGATAAGTACCAGACCTACCCGGCCAGTTACTGGGAAAAGAAGGTATTAGCCCCATCCTCCCTGGTGGCCTACGTGGGTATTGATCGGGAGATGCAGAACCTGGTACATCACAACCTCTTCCTGGACAAAGACTGGGCAGAAGGCTTCGACACCTTATTCGACCCCAAAAAGGCGACCTGGCCAGAAAATCCATCCTACTACGTTAACATACCCTCCAAGACCGACCGCACCGCCGCCCCACCTGGCATGGACACCCTGTTCATCCTGATACCTCTGGCTCCGGGATTGGAGGACACCGAAGAACGTCGTCAGAAGCTGTACCAGCACATCCTGGATGATCTGGAGGCCAAAACCGGAGAGAACATCCGGGACCACATCCTGGTGGAAAGGATCTTCGCCCTGAACGACTTCAAAGAAAGATACAACGCCTACAAGGGCACAGCCCTGGGACTTTCCCATACCATGCGCCAGACAGCCCTGTTCCGTCCGGCACACAAAAGTAAGAAGGTAAAAAACCTGTACTACACAGGACAATACACCCACCCTGGTATAGGGGTGCCCATGACCTTTATATCCTCCGAAATTGTAGCTAAAGAAATAAATGAAGATTATGGTAAATGA